From the genome of Acidaminococcus sp.:
TCCCTGTTTGTCAGAGTGCCCCGGTTTTATGATGACACCGGGCAGCCTTGTCCGGTGTCACTGCCTGACCTGGGGAACAAAATGTGATAGGAGTAGTGCATAGTGAAGAAGAGTAATTTACCTCGATTAGACAGTAAATTTATTGTCATTGCACTTTCCGTCCTTGTGCTGCTGTATTTTATTGTGCTGCCTTTAGGCGTATTGATTTACGACAGTATTGTTGTGGACGGGAAATTAGATTTCAGCAGTTATCTTGCCGTTTACAGCCAAAGCGTCAATATGAGAGCCTTGACTAACACAGCCAAACTCTCCATTATCGTCATGATTCTCAGTGTTTTGATTACTTTCCCATTGGCGTGGCTGATCGGCAGAACGGACTTGCCGGGACGGCGGTATTTCAGGACCATTCTGGTAGCCAGTTACATGATTCCTCCTTATGTCGGGGCTATTGCCTGGACACAGCTCCTCAATCCCGATGTAGGATACTTGAATGAACTTTTCAAAACAATTTTTTCTCTTTCCGAGGCACCCTTTAACATCTATACCGAAGGCGGGCTGGTTTGGGTTCTGACCTTGTTCTATTCGCCCTTTGCTTTCATTACGATATCCCGTGCCATGGAAAAAATGGATCCGACGCTGGAAGAAGCGGCACGTATTGCCGGGGCTTCGCCGCTCCGCGTATTGTGGGATGTGACTTTGCCGCTGATGGCGCCGAGTGTTCTTGCCGGCGGTCTGCTTGTCTTTATCGGTGCCGGTTCCTGCTTCGGAATTCCGGCCATCGTCGGCATGCCGGGCAACGTGGAAGTGCTGACGACGCGTATCGTTTCCTTCGTCTATATGGGGGACGATACGGGTATCCGCAACGCAACAACGCTGGCTGTTTCCCTGATGATTCTGGCCAACGGTCTGCTCTTTTTCATGACCTGGCTTATGGGACGCAAGGACTATACCACCATTGGAGGTAAAAGTACACGCCCGGTTCTCGTAGAACTCGGCAAATGGAAGGGGCCTGCGACGTTTCTCGTCAGTGCCTATGCTTTTATCGCGGTGGTCCTGCCGCTTGCCTCCATTGTTGCTACGTCCCTGATGGTCAGCATTTCCAAGGGCCTCAGTCTCGACAACTTTGGCTTTGATGCCTGGAAACCGGTACTGGAAAACAGCCAGTATCTGGACTGCATCTGGCGCTCTCTGGGATATGCCTTTACGGCTGCCTGCATTGGTACGGTACTGTCCCTGTTTGTCGCTTATCTTTCGACCAAGACGAAAGTACGCGGCCGTACGCTGCCGGATATCCTTGTTATGGTCGGCGGCAGCACGCCGAGTGTTGTTATTGCTCTCGCCTTGATTATTACTTTCTCCGGCAACTTTGGCCTGAACTTGTATTCGACGATGTGGATCCTCGTCGTTTCTTATCTGGTGAAATACATGACCATGAGCGTCCGGACCATTGCTGCTTCCCTCAGTCAGGTGTCGAGCAGCCTCGAAGAAGCAGGGCTCAATTCCGGCGCCAGCTGGCTGCGGATCTGCAAAGATATCATTATGCCGCTGATTGCACCGTCCATCGTTGCCGGCTGGTTCTTGATTTTTATGCCGTCATTCTACGAACTGACTATGTCCAACCTGCTCTATGGCAGTGATACCCAGACCATTGGCGTCCTGCTGTTTGAACTGCAGACCTATGCGGATACCCAGAATGCTTCCGTTATGTCCGTTATCATCTTGTTGATTGTCATGATCGGCAACTTGATTCTGAACAAGGTATCCAAGGGACATATTGCCATCTAAGAGGAGGGAAAGATCTTGTCTCAAGTTAAACTCGAGCATCTGTATAAACGTTTTGGAGATGTGACTGCTGTCGGCGATTTTAATATTGATGTCGCCGATGGAGAATTTATTTCGTTCCTGGGGCCTTCCGGCTGCGGAAAATCGACAACGCTGCGTATGATTGCCGGTTTTGAACGCCCGACAGAAGGTACCATTACACTGGGGGATACGGTGGTAAGCAGCGCGGAAACCGGTGTCTTCATGCCGCCGGAAAAACGCGATATCGGTATGGTATTCCAGTCCTACGCGGTCTGGCCTCATATGACGGTGGAACAAAATGTCGTGTACCCGCTGAAAATCCAGGGTGTCAGCAAAGAGGAACGCAAAAAACGCGTGGAAGAGGCACTTAAAATGGTGCATCTGGAGCGCTATGGCTCCCGCTATCCTAACCAGCTGTCCGGTGGTCAGCAGCAGCGCGTGGCTCTGGCCAGAGCGCTGATTGCCCGTCCGGGCCTGCTGCTGCTTGACGAACCGCTGTCCAACCTTGATGCCAAACTGCGTGAGAGCATGCGTTTTGAAATCTCTTCCCTGCAGAAGAAGTTAGGTATTACTGTTATTTACGTAACGCACGACCAGTCCGAAGCTATGACCATGAGCGACCGCATTGTCGTTATGAATGCCGGCGTGGTGCAGCAAATCGGCCGCCCCTTTGACGTCTATAACCATCCTATCAATAAGATGGTGGCTGACTTTATCGGCCTCGTTAACTTTATTCCTGCCGATGTCCGCGGTGACCGGGTCTTTGTCAAAGGCACTGAAGTGTCTTTCCCAAATACGAAGAACCTGCCGGAGGGAGATGGCGTTATTGCTGTCCGTCCGGAAAATATTACCCTTTCCAAGACAGGCGGTATGCTGACCGGTACCGTGAACCACCGCTTCTATATGGGTGATTCCGTGGATTACCGCATCCAGGTAGGGGAACATGTCCTGCGTGTCATCACTCACGGCAGCGCTTATCACCAATGGAAAGACGGGGAACAACTCTATCTTGATTTGAGTGATATAATCTTGTTAGGGAATGAAAAGAGTAACTATATTATTACCTGACAGGAGGTTGTTCCATTGAAAAAAGAACTCGCAACGAAAAAGGCTCCTTCCGCTATCGGCCCTTATTCTCAGGGTATTGAAGCCACGGGTACGACGGTGTATGTATCCGGTCAGATTCCTATTGATCCGGCGACGGGTGAATTTGCCGGCAAGGATATCGTAACCCAGACCAAACAGTCCCTGACAAACGTCAAGAACATTCTTGCGGAAGCGGGATGCACCATGGATGATGTGGTCAAGACGACGGTGCTGCTGGCTGACATTAAGGACTTTGGTGCCATGAATGAAGTCTACGGTACCTTCTTTAAGGGAGTATGCCCGGCACGCGCCTGCTTCCAGGTTGCGGCTTTGCCGAAGGGTGCCCTTGTTGAAATCGAGGCTTTTGCTGTTAAGTAAAAAAGAGAATGTGGAGGAATGATGTTCCATTTCTCCACATCTTTTTTTTTGGCTGATTATAGACCGCAGAACATGATCTGCGTCTTTTTAAAAAGACTGCGAAAAAATAAAAAAGCGTCTTGGGCTTTTGGCATATGGCATTTAGCCTCGTCTGCAGCAGTGTGGCAGGGCTTTTGATTCGAATAGAATATGATATAAAACCTGAAATTTAGCAGATAATCTAAATTTCAGGTTTTATTTTTATAAGTTCAAAGAAAAATGCCTTGGTCATTTTTCTTCCTTGGGCGAGATGCGGACGGAGGGCTGCGGAAAGCGTGAAAAAGAGGCTGTGAAATATGTGTGAGCATTATTTCACAGTTCCTTTTCACTGTTTATGATTTGCTTCCTGCAGAGCAGGCTCTGTTTTCAGAAACAGCCATAAGAAAATTTCCCTGTCTAAACATTAGTTACCATAAACTAATCTTAATGCAAAAGCATTTCTTAACAAAATTTGGGAAAATCGGTTAAAAATAGGGAATAATATCTCTAAAATCTACAAAATTCCCTTGTGAATAGGGTAAAAAACCGTTATAATGGCTGAGTAAGAGGATTTAACTAACTAACATTATTAAATATAAGTTAGTTAAAACTACTAAACATAAAAGAGGTGCTGTATATGGAAAGAGAAGATTGGATGCATGTCGGGATGGTTGCTGGCGGTGCTGTACTTGGCCTGGCGGCCCGGCTTCTTTTGAAATCCAAGGTCATGAAGAAAGCAGCCGTATCGACGACGGCTGTGGCTCTGCGTGTTCAAAAATGCGCAGAAAAGGGAGCGGCTTCCCTGGAAGCTCAGGCAGATGATATTGTGGCTCAGGCCAGAGAAGAAAATCGGAAACGGGAAGCGGCGGAAGCCGCTGACGAAAAGGCCAGGGAAGAGGCCTTGAAACCCG
Proteins encoded in this window:
- a CDS encoding DUF1490 family protein, encoding MEREDWMHVGMVAGGAVLGLAARLLLKSKVMKKAAVSTTAVALRVQKCAEKGAASLEAQADDIVAQAREENRKREAAEAADEKAREEALKPVEDQA
- a CDS encoding RidA family protein translates to MKKELATKKAPSAIGPYSQGIEATGTTVYVSGQIPIDPATGEFAGKDIVTQTKQSLTNVKNILAEAGCTMDDVVKTTVLLADIKDFGAMNEVYGTFFKGVCPARACFQVAALPKGALVEIEAFAVK
- a CDS encoding ABC transporter ATP-binding protein, which translates into the protein MSQVKLEHLYKRFGDVTAVGDFNIDVADGEFISFLGPSGCGKSTTLRMIAGFERPTEGTITLGDTVVSSAETGVFMPPEKRDIGMVFQSYAVWPHMTVEQNVVYPLKIQGVSKEERKKRVEEALKMVHLERYGSRYPNQLSGGQQQRVALARALIARPGLLLLDEPLSNLDAKLRESMRFEISSLQKKLGITVIYVTHDQSEAMTMSDRIVVMNAGVVQQIGRPFDVYNHPINKMVADFIGLVNFIPADVRGDRVFVKGTEVSFPNTKNLPEGDGVIAVRPENITLSKTGGMLTGTVNHRFYMGDSVDYRIQVGEHVLRVITHGSAYHQWKDGEQLYLDLSDIILLGNEKSNYIIT
- a CDS encoding iron ABC transporter permease, which encodes MKKSNLPRLDSKFIVIALSVLVLLYFIVLPLGVLIYDSIVVDGKLDFSSYLAVYSQSVNMRALTNTAKLSIIVMILSVLITFPLAWLIGRTDLPGRRYFRTILVASYMIPPYVGAIAWTQLLNPDVGYLNELFKTIFSLSEAPFNIYTEGGLVWVLTLFYSPFAFITISRAMEKMDPTLEEAARIAGASPLRVLWDVTLPLMAPSVLAGGLLVFIGAGSCFGIPAIVGMPGNVEVLTTRIVSFVYMGDDTGIRNATTLAVSLMILANGLLFFMTWLMGRKDYTTIGGKSTRPVLVELGKWKGPATFLVSAYAFIAVVLPLASIVATSLMVSISKGLSLDNFGFDAWKPVLENSQYLDCIWRSLGYAFTAACIGTVLSLFVAYLSTKTKVRGRTLPDILVMVGGSTPSVVIALALIITFSGNFGLNLYSTMWILVVSYLVKYMTMSVRTIAASLSQVSSSLEEAGLNSGASWLRICKDIIMPLIAPSIVAGWFLIFMPSFYELTMSNLLYGSDTQTIGVLLFELQTYADTQNASVMSVIILLIVMIGNLILNKVSKGHIAI